A window of Chitinophagales bacterium contains these coding sequences:
- the gltB gene encoding glutamate synthase large subunit, which produces MSSVQGLYDPSFERDACGIGFVANIKGHKSHKHVSDALTILENMEHRGACGCEENTGDGAGIMIQTPHEFFFDECVKLGIHLPAFGKYGVGMIFFPKEIRLREECREIFNSAAEKLGLEILTYRKVPVNPAGIGPSALHVEPVIEQVFIAAPDHITNPDDFERKLFVLRKYATHLVNNSVKKDEIGFYVASLSYKIVVYKGQLTSHQVRQYFPDLSNKRLVSAFGLVHSRFATNTFPSWRLAQPFRFIAHNGEINTLQGNLNWLRSSEHGFASKYFSQEEMDMLLPIVSNNQSDSACLDNMIELLIMTGRSLPHVMMMLIPEAWDGNEDMDPVRKAFYEYHASMMEPWDGPASISFTDGKIIGATLDRNGLRPSRYCVTTDDRVIMASETGALPVDPSIVKEKGRLQPGKMFVVDMEQGRIISDEELKRDICSRKPYGEWLNKYKIRLEELPEPRVSFTHLGHDQIFKYHKAFGYSIEDLETIIAPMAMEGKEPIGSMGTDVPLAVLSDQPQHLSSYFKQLFAQVTNPPIDPIRERMVMSLATFVGNISNLLEESPMACHTVALKHPILTNHELEKIRSIDTGIFQAKTLQTYFRADGKPGSLKAGLDRLCRYAVDAAEDGFEVLILTDRAIDSDHAPIPTLLAAAAVHHHLIRKGLRGQVGIVVEAGDVWEVHHFACLIGFGTTAINPYLALSSIRAMKDSGRMQTDLSEEQLKKNYIKAVNEGLLKVFSKMGISTLQSYQGAQIFEIIGLNHSVVDKYFTGATSRIEGMGLDEIAKETLAKHDFAFRKREAPINRLTVGGVYQWKQRGEFHLFNPQTIHLLQHATRMNDYNTFKKYSKLVNDQSQKAATLRSLLEFNHTRPSIPIDEVEPAESIFKRFATGAMSFGSISWEAHTTLAIAMNRIGAKSNTGEGGEDESRYIPMANGDSMRSAIKQVASARFGVTSYYLTEADELQIKMAQGAKPGEGGQLPGHKVDDWIGKTRHATPGVGLISPPPHHDIYSIEDLAQLIFDLKNANRAARINVKLVSKAGVGTIAAGVAKAKADVILISGHDGGTGASPLSSIKHAGLPWELGLAETHQTLVKNRLRSRVVVQADGQMKTGRDIAIAALLGAEEWGVATAALVVEGCIMMRKCHLNTCPIGVATQDPELRKRFSGDPDHVVNFFRFMVQELREIMAELGFRSINEMVGQVSNLKVREGIDHWKFKNLDLSPILYHQPEAAYTTLYKTEEQDHGIAQVLDWKLLQAAQPALENQQRIQASFPIVNTDRTAGTILSNEITKRYKADGLPDDTIHFTFTGTAGQSFGAFNTKGVTLELEGDANDYFGKGLSGARLIIYPSRQASFVPEENIIIGNVAFYGATSGEAFIRGKAGERFAVRNSGACVVVEGTGDHGCEYMTGGTVVVLGETGRNFGAGMSGGVAFVYNASGSFASRCNTEMIDLDPVQAEDAPVLHDLITRHYAYTGSTVARFILDDFENQLGQFVKVFPKDYKKVLHAREKQGSYK; this is translated from the coding sequence ATGAGCAGTGTACAGGGACTATACGATCCTTCCTTTGAACGCGATGCGTGTGGAATTGGATTTGTGGCCAATATCAAAGGGCATAAATCCCATAAACATGTATCGGATGCGTTGACCATTCTGGAGAACATGGAACACCGTGGTGCCTGTGGCTGTGAAGAGAATACCGGTGACGGTGCCGGGATCATGATCCAAACCCCACATGAATTCTTCTTTGACGAATGTGTGAAATTGGGTATACATCTTCCCGCCTTTGGAAAATATGGGGTCGGGATGATCTTCTTCCCCAAAGAGATCCGCCTGCGGGAGGAATGTCGCGAAATCTTTAACAGCGCTGCAGAAAAACTTGGTCTCGAAATACTCACCTACCGGAAAGTACCTGTCAACCCTGCCGGGATCGGACCCAGCGCACTGCATGTAGAACCTGTTATTGAACAGGTCTTTATCGCCGCACCGGATCATATCACTAATCCGGATGATTTTGAACGTAAATTATTTGTCCTGCGCAAATATGCAACACATCTGGTCAATAACTCAGTAAAGAAAGATGAGATCGGATTCTATGTTGCTTCCCTATCCTATAAGATCGTTGTTTATAAAGGTCAGCTGACCAGTCATCAGGTAAGGCAATATTTCCCCGATCTCAGCAATAAGCGGTTGGTAAGTGCCTTTGGCCTGGTCCACTCCCGCTTTGCCACCAATACATTTCCCTCCTGGCGGTTGGCCCAGCCATTCCGCTTTATTGCACATAACGGAGAGATCAATACACTTCAGGGTAATCTCAACTGGCTCCGTTCCAGCGAACATGGTTTCGCGTCAAAATATTTCAGCCAGGAAGAGATGGACATGTTATTGCCCATTGTGTCCAACAACCAATCCGACAGCGCCTGTCTGGATAATATGATCGAACTCCTCATTATGACGGGACGTTCACTCCCGCATGTGATGATGATGCTTATCCCCGAGGCATGGGATGGCAATGAAGACATGGATCCGGTGCGTAAAGCATTTTATGAATACCATGCCTCCATGATGGAACCCTGGGACGGCCCGGCTTCCATATCCTTTACCGATGGAAAGATCATTGGCGCCACCCTCGACCGAAACGGACTTCGTCCTTCCCGCTATTGTGTCACTACGGATGACCGTGTCATTATGGCCAGTGAAACAGGCGCTTTACCGGTGGATCCTTCGATCGTTAAAGAAAAAGGAAGGCTGCAGCCCGGTAAAATGTTTGTCGTAGATATGGAACAAGGCCGTATCATCAGCGACGAAGAATTGAAAAGAGATATCTGCTCGCGTAAACCTTATGGCGAGTGGTTGAATAAATACAAGATCAGACTGGAAGAGTTACCTGAACCACGGGTATCTTTTACTCACCTGGGACATGACCAGATTTTCAAATACCACAAAGCCTTTGGGTATTCAATAGAAGACCTGGAAACGATCATTGCTCCTATGGCCATGGAAGGAAAGGAGCCGATCGGTTCCATGGGTACCGATGTGCCACTGGCGGTATTGAGCGACCAACCTCAACATCTCTCTTCTTATTTTAAACAGTTATTTGCCCAGGTTACCAATCCCCCGATCGATCCGATCCGGGAACGAATGGTCATGTCATTGGCCACCTTTGTGGGAAATATTTCCAATTTATTGGAAGAAAGCCCCATGGCCTGTCATACCGTGGCCCTCAAGCACCCGATCCTGACCAATCATGAATTGGAAAAGATCCGGAGCATTGATACCGGAATTTTCCAGGCAAAAACTCTGCAAACTTATTTCCGGGCCGATGGAAAACCCGGTTCACTCAAAGCCGGATTGGACAGGCTCTGCCGCTATGCGGTTGATGCGGCCGAAGACGGATTTGAAGTACTGATTCTTACAGATCGTGCGATCGATTCGGATCACGCACCCATACCCACCTTACTTGCCGCCGCAGCAGTTCACCACCACCTTATACGGAAAGGGCTGCGTGGTCAGGTTGGTATCGTTGTAGAAGCCGGGGATGTATGGGAGGTCCATCATTTCGCCTGTCTGATTGGTTTTGGTACAACGGCGATCAACCCCTATCTCGCTCTTTCGTCCATCCGCGCCATGAAGGATAGCGGAAGGATGCAGACCGATCTGAGTGAAGAACAACTCAAGAAGAATTATATAAAAGCGGTGAATGAAGGTTTGCTCAAGGTATTTTCCAAAATGGGTATATCTACATTGCAATCCTACCAGGGGGCTCAGATTTTTGAGATCATTGGCTTAAACCATTCTGTCGTTGATAAATATTTCACCGGGGCTACTTCCCGTATCGAAGGAATGGGACTGGATGAGATCGCCAAGGAAACCCTGGCCAAACATGATTTTGCCTTTCGCAAACGCGAAGCACCCATCAATCGGTTGACCGTTGGCGGAGTCTATCAATGGAAACAGAGAGGGGAATTTCATCTGTTTAATCCGCAGACCATTCACCTGTTGCAACACGCCACACGGATGAATGACTATAATACGTTTAAAAAATATTCCAAGCTTGTTAATGATCAAAGTCAAAAGGCCGCAACCCTGCGAAGCTTGTTGGAATTTAACCATACGCGTCCATCCATTCCTATAGATGAAGTGGAACCCGCCGAATCCATTTTTAAACGGTTCGCCACAGGTGCCATGAGCTTTGGCTCAATTTCCTGGGAGGCACATACTACCCTTGCCATTGCGATGAACCGTATCGGGGCAAAGAGCAATACCGGGGAAGGGGGTGAGGATGAGTCAAGATATATCCCTATGGCCAATGGCGATTCCATGCGGAGCGCGATCAAGCAGGTGGCCTCAGCCAGGTTTGGTGTAACCAGCTATTACCTGACGGAAGCAGATGAGCTGCAGATCAAAATGGCACAAGGGGCAAAACCAGGTGAAGGTGGTCAGTTACCCGGACATAAAGTGGATGACTGGATCGGAAAGACCCGTCATGCTACACCCGGTGTGGGTTTGATCTCCCCGCCACCCCATCACGATATTTATTCCATTGAAGACCTGGCACAGTTGATATTTGATCTCAAGAATGCTAACCGGGCCGCACGCATCAATGTAAAATTGGTTTCCAAGGCTGGAGTTGGGACAATTGCTGCCGGTGTGGCTAAAGCCAAGGCCGATGTGATCCTTATTTCAGGACACGATGGCGGAACAGGTGCTTCGCCCTTAAGTTCAATTAAACATGCCGGACTCCCCTGGGAATTGGGATTGGCTGAAACCCATCAGACCCTGGTCAAGAACCGCCTGCGTAGTCGCGTGGTGGTACAGGCTGACGGACAAATGAAGACCGGTCGCGATATTGCCATTGCTGCACTCCTCGGTGCGGAGGAATGGGGAGTAGCTACCGCCGCTCTGGTGGTAGAAGGTTGTATCATGATGCGTAAATGCCATCTGAATACCTGTCCGATCGGCGTCGCTACGCAGGACCCCGAATTAAGAAAACGCTTTTCCGGTGATCCGGATCATGTGGTGAACTTCTTCCGGTTCATGGTACAGGAATTACGCGAGATTATGGCGGAACTTGGATTCAGGTCCATCAATGAAATGGTTGGACAGGTAAGCAACCTGAAGGTGAGAGAAGGTATCGATCATTGGAAATTCAAGAACCTTGATCTCTCGCCTATTTTATACCACCAACCCGAAGCGGCGTATACCACCTTGTACAAGACAGAAGAGCAGGATCATGGTATTGCCCAGGTATTGGATTGGAAATTGCTCCAGGCTGCCCAGCCCGCACTGGAAAATCAGCAACGGATACAAGCTTCATTTCCCATTGTCAATACCGATCGTACGGCAGGAACCATTCTCTCCAATGAAATAACCAAACGCTATAAGGCCGATGGGCTTCCGGATGACACCATTCATTTCACCTTTACCGGAACAGCCGGACAAAGTTTTGGCGCCTTTAATACAAAAGGGGTGACCCTTGAACTCGAAGGCGATGCCAATGATTATTTTGGCAAGGGGCTTAGTGGGGCCAGACTGATCATTTATCCTTCCCGGCAAGCCAGTTTTGTCCCCGAAGAAAATATCATCATTGGCAACGTGGCCTTTTATGGGGCTACAAGTGGTGAAGCTTTTATTCGGGGAAAAGCAGGGGAGCGGTTTGCGGTGCGTAATTCCGGTGCCTGTGTTGTTGTAGAGGGAACCGGTGATCATGGATGTGAATACATGACCGGAGGTACCGTGGTTGTATTGGGTGAAACGGGTCGGAATTTTGGGGCAGGAATGAGCGGAGGTGTGGCCTTTGTGTATAATGCCTCAGGCTCCTTTGCGAGTCGTTGCAATACGGAGATGATCGATCTTGACCCCGTTCAAGCCGAAGATGCCCCGGTGCTGCATGACCTTATTACCCGTCATTATGCTTATACGGGAAGCACAGTAGCCCGTTTTATACTGGATGATTTCGAAAACCAACTCGGGCAGTTTGTCAAAGTATTTCCAAAGGATTATAAAAAGGTACTCCATGCGAGGGAAAAGCAGGGGTCATATAAATAA